The sequence AAAGTCATTATGTGCGAACACGGGGTTTTCAATCATCTTGACGCAGCGATGATGTGCCACCCGAAAAACAAGACAATGGTCATAAGAGGCGGTCTAGCGCGGGTAGGCGCAACATTCAAATTTTATGGAAAAGAATCGCACGCAGCTTCCGCGCCAGAAAAAGGGGTGAGTGCCCTAGATGCCCTAGTGGGAGCCTATAACGCCATAAATAGTTTGCGGCAGTTTTTTTCCGATGATGTCAGAATTCATGGGGTGATTACCCATGGCGGCGATGCGGCCAATATCGTTCCTGGCTATAGTGAAGCTTCGTTCCTAATCCGCTGCAATACGCGAAAAGAACTCGAACACGTAAAAGAAAAAGTCTACACAGCTGTGCGCCAGTCGGCCGCTGCAGTGGGTGCCACAAGCAAGATTGAAGAACATCTTATTTACGCAGAACGAAACACAAACAAAACATTGGCGAATCTTTTTAAAGAAAATTTGCAATTGATGGGCATCGAAGTCAGTCCGCCGCCACTTCAAGGGGGGATCGGTTCTTCTGATATCGGCAATGTCAGCCAGCTTGTACCTACGATTCACCCGTACATCAAAATTGG is a genomic window of Shouchella clausii containing:
- a CDS encoding M20 family metallopeptidase — protein: MLKNKSITEKKRNIEEAVDRRDSELRQLALNIHDHPELGYQEYKASNWLSTLLEKEGFAVKRGIAGLDTAFTATWAGKAGGPVIGLLAEYDALPGLGHACGHNLIGTSSVGAALALKDAFPELQATIQVIGTPAEEGLGGKVIMCEHGVFNHLDAAMMCHPKNKTMVIRGGLARVGATFKFYGKESHAASAPEKGVSALDALVGAYNAINSLRQFFSDDVRIHGVITHGGDAANIVPGYSEASFLIRCNTRKELEHVKEKVYTAVRQSAAAVGATSKIEEHLIYAERNTNKTLANLFKENLQLMGIEVSPPPLQGGIGSSDIGNVSQLVPTIHPYIKIGEATNHTHDFTNETKSEGG